In Nocardioides palaemonis, a single genomic region encodes these proteins:
- a CDS encoding glycerophosphodiester phosphodiesterase: protein MTSYGDPRYGNQGGPLAIAHRGGAALAPENTLAAFGRSVALGLTHLETDVHVTRDGHVVCFHDSTLQRVTGHPGRVADLDLADLRRLRVHGTEPVPTLAEAMEAFPQARFAVDLKDERAIAPMARLLRTRAGWADRVLVAGAWGRWLRRLQDEAPGVTTALGWRSLTSLVACARGGVRPLGVRSGGAFAHVPLRLGRLPVHSERVIARAHDLGIRVVVWTVDEPATMRSLLDAGVDGIITDRPDLLREVLVARGQWVRPARLESHTP, encoded by the coding sequence GTGACCAGCTACGGCGACCCTCGCTACGGAAATCAGGGAGGCCCGCTCGCGATCGCTCACCGCGGGGGCGCGGCGCTCGCCCCCGAGAACACCCTGGCCGCCTTCGGCCGATCGGTCGCCCTCGGGCTGACCCACCTCGAGACCGACGTCCACGTCACCCGCGACGGGCACGTCGTGTGCTTCCACGACAGCACCCTCCAGCGGGTCACCGGTCACCCCGGCCGCGTCGCCGACCTCGACCTCGCCGACCTCCGGAGGCTGCGGGTCCACGGGACCGAGCCGGTGCCGACGCTGGCCGAGGCGATGGAGGCGTTCCCGCAGGCGCGGTTCGCGGTCGACCTCAAGGACGAGCGGGCGATCGCTCCGATGGCCCGCCTCCTCCGCACCCGGGCCGGCTGGGCCGACCGCGTGCTCGTCGCCGGCGCGTGGGGCCGGTGGCTGCGCCGGCTCCAGGACGAGGCGCCGGGCGTGACGACGGCGCTGGGGTGGCGCTCGCTGACGTCGCTGGTCGCGTGCGCGCGCGGCGGCGTACGCCCGCTCGGGGTGCGGTCGGGCGGAGCGTTCGCGCACGTCCCGCTCCGGCTCGGCCGGCTGCCGGTCCACTCCGAGCGGGTGATCGCGCGCGCCCACGACCTCGGCATCCGGGTCGTGGTGTGGACCGTCGACGAGCCCGCCACGATGCGGTCCCTGCTCGACGCCGGGGTCGACGGCATCATCACCGACCGCCCCGACCTGCTGCGCGAGGTGCTGGTGGCGCGGGGCCAGTGGGTCCGCCCGGCGCGCCTTGAATCACATACCCCCTAG
- a CDS encoding tetratricopeptide repeat protein: MTDFTPFDQLLRGHAGLLEDSTHDRWVRAQALFEERAYREAAVLLTELLDDPGDVVHELTDVRLLLARSLFHSAQLDGTIRVATELLDHDPNEPYAHLLLGRALQRKGRRDEAQPHLRLAELLGGYRS; the protein is encoded by the coding sequence ATGACCGACTTCACTCCGTTCGACCAGCTGCTCCGCGGACACGCGGGCCTGCTCGAGGACTCCACCCACGACCGCTGGGTGCGCGCCCAGGCGCTGTTCGAGGAGCGCGCCTACCGCGAGGCCGCCGTGCTGCTGACCGAGCTGCTCGACGACCCCGGCGACGTGGTGCACGAGCTCACCGACGTACGCCTGCTGCTTGCGCGCTCGCTCTTCCACTCCGCCCAGCTCGACGGCACGATCCGGGTCGCGACCGAGCTGCTCGACCACGACCCCAACGAGCCCTACGCCCACCTCCTGCTCGGCCGCGCCCTGCAGCGCAAGGGCCGCCGGGACGAGGCGCAGCCGCACCTGCGGCTCGCCGAGCTGCTGGGGGGCTACCGGAGCTGA
- a CDS encoding LLM class flavin-dependent oxidoreductase, with translation MQFGIFSVGDVTTDPTTGRTPSEAERIASMTQLALKAEEVGLDVFATGEHHNPPFVVSSPTTHLGYIAAKTEKLLLSTSTTLITTNDPVKIAEDYAFLQHLSGGRVDLMMGRGNTGPVYPWFGKDIRDGIKLAVENYHLLRKLWREPVVNWQGQFRTPLQGYTSTPAPLDGTPPFVWHGSIRSTEIAEQAAYYGDGFFHNHIFWNKEHTEAMVKLYRQRFEHYGHGAADQAYVGLGGQVFMAGSEAEAKRVFRPYFDNAPVYGHGPSLEDFTEMTPLTVGTPEQVIERTLGFADYVGDYQRQLFLVDHAGLPTSLVLEQVEMLGTEVVPVLRTEFERRRPAHVPSDPPTHASLVAAGPDAPHHLVEPARALVEERAQQAAGASA, from the coding sequence ATGCAGTTCGGCATCTTCAGCGTCGGTGACGTCACCACGGACCCGACCACCGGGCGTACGCCGTCCGAGGCCGAGCGCATCGCCTCGATGACGCAGCTCGCGCTCAAGGCCGAGGAGGTCGGTCTCGACGTCTTCGCGACCGGCGAGCACCACAACCCGCCGTTCGTCGTCTCCTCGCCGACCACCCACCTCGGCTACATCGCCGCGAAGACGGAGAAGCTGCTGCTCTCGACGAGCACCACGCTCATCACCACCAACGACCCGGTGAAGATCGCGGAGGACTACGCCTTCCTCCAGCACCTCTCCGGCGGTCGCGTCGACCTGATGATGGGTCGCGGCAACACCGGCCCGGTCTACCCGTGGTTCGGCAAGGACATCCGCGACGGCATCAAGCTCGCGGTGGAGAACTACCACCTGCTGCGCAAGCTGTGGCGTGAGCCGGTCGTCAACTGGCAGGGCCAGTTCCGCACCCCGCTCCAGGGCTACACCTCGACCCCCGCGCCGCTCGACGGCACGCCGCCGTTCGTGTGGCACGGCTCGATCCGCAGCACCGAGATCGCCGAGCAGGCGGCCTACTACGGCGACGGCTTCTTCCACAACCACATCTTCTGGAACAAGGAGCACACCGAGGCGATGGTGAAGCTCTACCGCCAGCGCTTCGAGCACTACGGCCACGGCGCGGCCGACCAGGCGTACGTCGGGCTCGGCGGTCAGGTCTTCATGGCCGGCAGCGAGGCCGAGGCCAAGCGGGTCTTCCGCCCCTACTTCGACAACGCCCCGGTCTACGGCCACGGCCCGTCGCTGGAGGACTTCACGGAGATGACGCCGCTGACCGTCGGCACCCCGGAGCAGGTCATCGAGCGCACGCTGGGCTTCGCCGACTACGTCGGTGACTACCAGCGCCAGCTGTTCCTCGTCGACCACGCCGGCCTGCCGACCTCGCTGGTCCTCGAGCAGGTCGAGATGCTCGGCACCGAGGTCGTGCCGGTGCTCCGCACGGAGTTCGAGCGCCGCCGCCCGGCCCACGTGCCGAGCGACCCGCCCACCCACGCCTCGCTGGTAGCGGCCGGGCCCGACGCCCCGCACCACCTCGTCGAGCCCGCCCGCGCGCTGGTCGAGGAGCGCGCCCAGCAGGCCGCCGGGGCGAGCGCATGA
- a CDS encoding CE1759 family FMN reductase — protein sequence MSRRIVVVTAGLTVPSSTRLLADQLAEATSAQVTARGEAVELEFVELREVAGELATFMVTGGVPTPRLTGLREQVASADGLIAVTPVFSASFSGLFKMFFDALDPDSLTGTPVLVAAAAGSARHQLVLDHAMRPLFAYLRAVVVPTGVFAATEDFGSHGLADRITRAAAELAAAVLSQGTYAVGGFAPDLAARPRRSSGTRVETEVTPFGDLLRGHSGSD from the coding sequence ATGAGTCGTCGGATCGTCGTGGTGACGGCGGGGCTGACCGTCCCGTCGTCCACCCGGCTGCTGGCCGACCAGCTCGCCGAGGCCACGTCCGCCCAGGTCACCGCCCGCGGCGAGGCGGTCGAGCTCGAGTTCGTCGAGCTGCGCGAGGTGGCCGGTGAGCTGGCCACCTTCATGGTCACGGGCGGCGTGCCCACCCCGCGGCTGACCGGCCTCCGCGAGCAGGTCGCGTCGGCCGACGGGCTGATCGCGGTCACGCCGGTCTTCAGCGCCAGCTTCAGCGGGCTGTTCAAGATGTTCTTCGACGCCCTCGATCCCGACTCGCTCACCGGTACGCCCGTGCTGGTCGCCGCGGCGGCCGGCAGCGCGCGCCACCAGCTCGTCCTCGACCACGCGATGCGCCCGCTCTTCGCCTACCTGCGCGCCGTCGTCGTCCCGACCGGCGTCTTCGCCGCCACCGAGGACTTCGGCAGCCACGGCCTCGCCGACCGGATCACCCGCGCCGCCGCCGAGCTCGCCGCGGCGGTGCTGAGCCAGGGGACGTACGCCGTCGGCGGGTTCGCGCCCGACCTCGCGGCCCGGCCGCGGCGCAGCTCCGGGACCCGGGTCGAGACCGAGGTGACGCCCTTCGGCGACCTGCTGCGGGGGCACTCGGGCTCGGACTGA
- a CDS encoding SDR family NAD(P)-dependent oxidoreductase yields the protein MNDQQDRPAEGIDPDRLAVALEVLREVADLPPEHDDVRTMKRAASHMYKLIKKQRRAEIRQERLQHDLDIIARTATGSPMRIDDETAGIPLVSTAPGAFAGELITARGCYICKQDFTLVDAFYHWLCPTCAAMSHAKRDQRTDLTGKRALLTGGRAKIGMYIALRLLRDGAHTTITTRFPHDAVRRFAAMEDSADWLHRLKVVGIDLRDPTQVISLTDDVAADGPLDIIINNACQTVRRLPGAYSHLIDGENVPLPTAESLGVPALPEMVTFDRISEAHPAAIAGALSATAVAHHEGESAEHALAAHNAASLTALALKAGGASLDAHLAGTAIDAGGLIPDIQDNNSWTQVLDEVDPLELLEVQFCNSIAPFLINSRLRPSMRAAVQGGARRAYIVNVSAMEGQFGGRRYKGAGHPHTNMAKAALNMMTRTSSGELFETDRILMTAVDTGWITDERPHHEKLRIAAEGWHAPLDLVDGAARVYDPIVRGEAGEDLHGVFLKDYQPAAW from the coding sequence GTGAACGATCAGCAGGACCGCCCCGCCGAGGGCATCGACCCCGACCGGCTGGCGGTGGCCCTCGAGGTGCTGCGCGAGGTGGCGGACCTGCCGCCCGAGCACGACGACGTACGCACGATGAAGCGCGCCGCGTCGCACATGTACAAGCTCATCAAGAAGCAGCGTCGCGCCGAGATCCGCCAGGAGCGGCTCCAGCACGACCTCGACATCATCGCCAGGACGGCCACCGGGTCGCCGATGCGCATCGACGACGAGACCGCGGGGATCCCGCTGGTCTCCACCGCTCCCGGGGCGTTCGCCGGCGAGCTGATCACCGCCCGCGGGTGCTACATCTGCAAGCAGGACTTCACCCTCGTCGACGCCTTCTACCACTGGCTGTGCCCGACCTGCGCGGCGATGAGCCACGCCAAGCGCGACCAGCGCACCGACCTCACCGGCAAGCGGGCGCTGCTCACCGGCGGCCGGGCCAAGATCGGGATGTACATCGCGCTGCGGCTGCTGCGCGACGGCGCGCACACGACGATCACGACCCGCTTCCCGCACGACGCGGTGCGCCGGTTCGCCGCGATGGAGGACTCCGCCGACTGGCTGCACCGGCTCAAGGTCGTCGGGATCGACCTGCGCGATCCCACCCAGGTCATCTCGCTGACCGACGACGTCGCGGCCGACGGACCGCTCGACATCATCATCAACAACGCCTGCCAGACCGTACGCCGGCTGCCGGGGGCGTACTCCCACCTGATCGACGGCGAGAACGTCCCGCTGCCGACCGCCGAGTCGCTCGGGGTGCCGGCGCTGCCGGAGATGGTCACCTTCGACCGGATCTCGGAGGCGCACCCGGCGGCCATCGCCGGCGCGCTGTCGGCCACGGCGGTCGCCCACCACGAGGGCGAGTCGGCCGAGCACGCGCTCGCCGCCCACAACGCGGCGTCGCTGACCGCGCTCGCGCTCAAGGCCGGCGGCGCCTCCCTCGACGCGCACCTGGCCGGGACCGCGATCGACGCGGGCGGGCTGATCCCCGACATCCAGGACAACAACTCGTGGACCCAGGTGCTCGACGAGGTCGACCCGCTGGAGCTCCTCGAGGTGCAGTTCTGCAACTCGATCGCGCCGTTCCTCATCAACTCGCGGCTGCGTCCGTCGATGCGCGCGGCCGTGCAGGGCGGGGCTCGCCGGGCCTACATCGTCAACGTCTCGGCGATGGAGGGGCAGTTCGGCGGTCGCCGCTACAAGGGCGCCGGGCACCCGCACACCAACATGGCCAAGGCCGCGCTCAACATGATGACCCGGACCTCCTCGGGCGAGCTGTTCGAGACCGACCGGATCCTGATGACGGCCGTCGACACCGGCTGGATCACCGACGAGCGTCCGCACCACGAGAAGCTCCGGATCGCCGCCGAGGGGTGGCACGCACCGCTCGACCTCGTCGACGGCGCCGCCCGCGTCTACGACCCGATCGTGCGCGGCGAGGCCGGCGAGGACCTCCACGGCGTCTTCCTGAAGGACTACCAGCCCGCGGCCTGGTGA
- a CDS encoding response regulator transcription factor gives MVIRVALVNDDEVVVRGLDAMLRSYSNRVEVVELVAGKPVSQPVDVALYDTFGMGQGNGDSVRRLVDDPQVRRVAVYTWNFQPWLTRETLDSGVRGYLSKSLPASRLVDALAAISAGQVVVSPSRGRSALVGGDWPGREEGLTAREAEVISLITMGLTNQEIADRTLLSLNSIKSYIRSAYRKIEVDSRSKAVLWGLAHGMRADRVRITGSPAREG, from the coding sequence ATGGTGATCCGAGTCGCGCTCGTCAACGACGACGAGGTCGTCGTGCGCGGGCTCGACGCGATGCTCCGCAGCTACAGCAACCGCGTCGAGGTCGTCGAGCTCGTCGCGGGCAAGCCGGTGTCGCAGCCGGTCGACGTCGCGCTCTACGACACCTTCGGCATGGGCCAGGGCAACGGCGACTCGGTGCGTCGGCTGGTGGACGACCCGCAGGTCCGCCGGGTGGCGGTCTACACGTGGAACTTCCAGCCCTGGCTGACCCGCGAGACCCTCGACAGCGGCGTGCGCGGCTACCTCTCCAAGAGCCTGCCCGCCTCGCGCCTCGTCGACGCGCTCGCCGCGATCTCCGCCGGGCAGGTCGTGGTCTCGCCGTCGCGCGGGCGCTCCGCGCTGGTCGGCGGCGACTGGCCCGGGCGCGAGGAGGGGCTGACCGCGCGCGAGGCGGAGGTGATCTCGCTGATCACGATGGGCCTCACCAACCAGGAGATCGCCGACCGCACCCTCCTCTCGCTCAACTCGATCAAGTCCTACATCCGCTCGGCCTACCGCAAGATCGAGGTCGACTCGCGCTCCAAGGCGGTGCTCTGGGGGCTCGCCCACGGCATGCGCGCCGACCGGGTCCGGATCACCGGCTCCCCGGCGCGGGAGGGCTGA
- a CDS encoding ABC transporter ATP-binding protein, protein MQDSTAVVEETRTGGLGIRCEGVVHLYKTFGGHDVVALRGVDLTIRPGERVAFLGPSGSGKSTLLALLGGIQRPSAGRIFLGEEEISRMGERFLARIRSRQVSTMLQGSTRNLLPYATARQNIAFARLSLSGREREQALVDTELLDRVGLLEQADQVVSTMSGGQRQRLALACAVSTSPRLLLADEPTSQLSHADRDHVLHLVHSLGDDFGTTIVVVTHQPEVAATFPRTVTMKGGRVGAEGHGGSEYAVVGEDGVLHLPGHIAAEWPPGTLVRFEDDEQGRIVVTRASTEGNPT, encoded by the coding sequence GTGCAGGACAGCACGGCGGTGGTCGAGGAGACCCGGACGGGCGGGCTCGGCATCCGCTGCGAGGGCGTCGTCCACCTCTACAAGACCTTCGGCGGCCACGACGTGGTCGCCCTGCGTGGCGTCGACCTCACCATCCGTCCCGGCGAGCGCGTCGCGTTCCTCGGCCCCAGCGGCTCGGGCAAGTCGACGCTGCTCGCGCTGCTCGGCGGCATCCAGCGCCCCAGCGCCGGGCGGATCTTCCTCGGCGAGGAGGAGATCTCGCGGATGGGCGAGCGGTTCCTCGCCCGGATCCGCTCGCGGCAGGTGTCGACCATGCTCCAGGGCTCGACCCGCAACCTGCTGCCCTACGCCACCGCGCGGCAGAACATCGCCTTCGCCCGCCTCTCCCTGAGCGGCCGCGAGCGCGAGCAGGCCCTCGTCGACACCGAGCTGCTCGACCGGGTCGGGCTGCTCGAGCAGGCCGACCAGGTCGTCTCCACCATGTCCGGCGGCCAGCGCCAGCGGCTCGCCCTCGCGTGCGCGGTGTCGACCTCGCCGCGCCTGCTGCTCGCCGACGAGCCCACCAGCCAGCTCAGCCACGCCGACCGCGACCACGTCCTCCACCTGGTCCACTCCCTCGGCGACGACTTCGGCACCACGATCGTCGTGGTGACCCACCAGCCCGAGGTGGCGGCGACGTTCCCGCGGACCGTCACGATGAAGGGCGGCCGGGTCGGCGCCGAGGGCCACGGCGGCTCGGAGTACGCCGTCGTCGGCGAGGACGGCGTGCTGCACCTGCCCGGTCACATCGCCGCCGAGTGGCCGCCCGGCACGCTCGTGCGCTTCGAGGACGACGAGCAGGGACGCATCGTCGTCACCCGCGCCAGCACCGAGGGGAACCCCACGTGA
- a CDS encoding ATP-binding cassette domain-containing protein, which yields MSTPFPGPADTTLSGFGGRHAAAPGLHLESVTYVAGRTLLDDVSVVFPAGKVTALSGPSGSGKTTLLSIAGGLLQATSGTAELDGRETWTGGGDPLPEVAFVLQVYGLVPILSARENVSIALRARGVAPADADEAAEAALARFGIADLGERQVEELSGGQMQRVACARGFVVGAAVLLADEPTSELDEGNRAVVLQELREEAARGAVVVVATHDPAVVDACDLHIALDEGRVVQ from the coding sequence GTGAGCACGCCCTTCCCCGGTCCCGCCGACACCACGCTCAGCGGGTTCGGCGGTCGCCACGCCGCCGCCCCGGGGCTCCACCTCGAGTCCGTGACGTACGTCGCCGGGCGCACGCTGCTCGACGACGTCAGCGTCGTCTTCCCGGCCGGCAAGGTCACCGCGCTGTCGGGCCCGAGCGGCTCGGGCAAGACCACCCTGCTCTCCATCGCCGGCGGGCTCCTGCAGGCGACGTCCGGCACCGCCGAGCTCGACGGCCGCGAGACCTGGACCGGCGGCGGCGACCCGCTGCCCGAGGTGGCCTTCGTGCTCCAGGTCTACGGCCTGGTCCCGATCCTCTCCGCGCGCGAGAACGTCTCGATCGCGCTGCGCGCCCGCGGCGTCGCGCCCGCCGACGCCGACGAGGCGGCCGAGGCCGCGCTCGCCCGGTTCGGCATCGCCGACCTCGGCGAGCGACAGGTCGAGGAGCTGTCGGGTGGCCAGATGCAGCGCGTGGCCTGCGCCCGCGGGTTCGTCGTCGGCGCCGCCGTGCTGCTCGCCGACGAGCCCACCTCCGAGCTCGACGAGGGCAACCGCGCCGTCGTGCTTCAGGAGCTGCGCGAGGAGGCGGCCCGCGGCGCCGTTGTCGTGGTCGCGACCCACGACCCGGCGGTCGTCGACGCCTGCGACCTGCACATCGCCCTCGACGAGGGCCGGGTCGTGCAGTGA